The Candidatus Phytoplasma asteris DNA segment TTCTTCGTTTATTTCGAAAAGGTCTTGAATATCTAGTTCTATTTCAAAATAAGTGTCCGAATAAGGATTTTTAGATGGTAAAAGGTTAAATAATTTATTGATTTTTATGTTGTTTTTATCAATTATCGTTTTTAAGAGTTTTATTTGTAATTTATGACGTTTGATAAATATATCGGTTTGTGATAAAAAAGTTAATGAGTTTTCCATTTATTTTACCTTCTTTTAAATATTTATATATTCATGTGTTTTTGATATTTAATATTTTAATTATTTGTTTTAAAATCTTATTTTTAGGTTGTGTAGCATTAATTAAAAAATAATTACAATTTTCGTGTTTGCAATTTTGGTTATTACAGTATTGATATTGATTTAAATAATTTTTACGAACATTTTGAAAGTAAGTTATGGGTTTTTGTTCGATAGTTTCTAATTTATGATTAAGTTGAGTTTGATTTCTTTTTAATCCTATTTTAGGGTCGATGTCTAGATAAAAGGTTAATTTAGGTTTAATTAGAAAATGATTGATGATTTTTGAAGTTAATATTTTGTCGCCAGAATCAAGGTTGATATCATCACTTTGATAAGCAAAAGTAGAATCATACCAACGATCAACTAAAACAATATAACCTTTTAATAAAGCAGGAATAACGAGTTCTTCTTGGGTTTGTGTCATGTTTGCTAAACTTATTAAATATCTTGTGTTGGGTGATAAATTTTCTTGATATAAAAATAATTTTCTAATTGGTTTACCGATTGAAGAACTTCCTAATCCTTGACAAATGATTATTTTTTTTTGATTTTTTAAATATTTTTTTAATTGTTTAATTAAAGTAGTTTTTCCGCTACCATCTATTCCTTCAAAAACGATTAATTTATTTGTCATTTGAGTGCACAACGCTTTTAATTAAATTAATTGGTGAAAAAGGAATGAAATTGTTTGTAAGTAAGTTTTGTAAAAATTGATTGGCTTTGTTAGAAAATAAATTAATGATTTGATTTATGCCTTGAACTTTGCCATTTATAATTTTATTGTTGAGTCTTTGGGTTTCTGTGGCGTTGTTAGTTAATAAATAAAATTCAAAACGGGCATCTAGTTTTTTAATTTGTTGAGCTTCGATGATTGTTTGT contains these protein-coding regions:
- the tmk gene encoding dTMP kinase, which translates into the protein MTNKLIVFEGIDGSGKTTLIKQLKKYLKNQKKIIICQGLGSSSIGKPIRKLFLYQENLSPNTRYLISLANMTQTQEELVIPALLKGYIVLVDRWYDSTFAYQSDDINLDSGDKILTSKIINHFLIKPKLTFYLDIDPKIGLKRNQTQLNHKLETIEQKPITYFQNVRKNYLNQYQYCNNQNCKHENCNYFLINATQPKNKILKQIIKILNIKNT